In Edaphobacter aggregans, the sequence TGTGGTCACTGATAGCAATAAAGTCCAGCCCACGCGATGCCGCAGCCTCAACTGTCTTATAGAGCGGGCACGGAACCTTATGTCCCGAACGGCTGAGACATGACCCGTCACTGTGAGCATCGTGCATGTGCAGATCACCTCGGTACCAGGCATTGCCGGTACGTAGAGGCGCCGCACTGAAGGTCGACACTGCGGCGATATCGCCCTTGCGCTCGAAATGAATTCTGGCCGTAAACTCCGAGCTCACACCCTGCTCAATGTTCGGAACCCCCAGGATCAGCTTCCATCGCCCCGGGCGAATAGTCCCCGGCAAGTAAGAAGGCGTGGCATCCGTCTCTGAGATCGTGAACGAGCTCTTGTTGCCCCCACTCCACCCGCGAAAGCGCTCTCCGTCAAACATCCCCAGATCGATCACCGTGTGCTTCTCTCGTTCCGTATAAGAGCAGTCCACCGTGATCCGCGTAACGCCTTCTCCCACATCGAAAGGAACTTCAACATAAGTCTGGCGATCGGCGTAAGTAATCGGCCGATGAAGGACCATATCGGCAGCAGGCTGCTGAGCCTCCCCCACCGCGAGTCCCGCAGCCATTACAAGCGCCAGACCGAGCGCTCCTTCAACAAAACGGACTATCGTCCACCGAAATGTAGAACGTCCCCCCGAAGGAGCCGATGATCTTGAAAAAACACGAAGACCCGGCGTACAAGCGAAACCTCGATCCATCATCTTCACACCGCGAAGAGTATCAAAGTTCCTTCCATTGCGGGGCAAACTAAAAGCTAATAGAGAAAAAACAACCGACCCAGCCCACTGAGCCCGGAAAACTTGTCAAGCCCCAAACCGCAAATCTCCGCGTCAATCAAGGAGAATCACGCGCCGAGGAATTCCCTCCAATTCGCTATACTGTAGAGAGACAAGTAAGAGAGCCCGGCCTGCAACCGGGCTTTTCTCTTTAAACATGGATACTTAGCAAGCGAGCTGACGAATTTGAACTCTTCAGCACGAAACCAATAGATGGAACTTTAGCAATCAAGTCCGAACCTATCTCTTTACCCTAGAAGACTTTGCATGAAAAACACCCCCCGGGGGGTACTTCGGCGGCCTCTACTTCGGATCACCATCCATTGAGAAGTTTTCAACGCGCCACAGCTGTCTCTTTCTTGGAGCGACCCTTTGGCTTGCGAACCTGCTGTTCCTCCGCAGAGGAATGCGCGGAACGATGGTATCCAGAGTGGCGCTGTAGCACCAAAGCGGCCGCGCCCCTGAGCCTTGCTAACTCTGCGTCCGTCGTGACCATCAACCTGGGTGACACACCGGCCAGCATCTTGCCATTCAGTTCCGCCTCGACGATGGGACCGAACCTCGCCCATGAGATGGTTAGATCTCCGGTGAGCAAGATCAATTCAGGAGATAACGCGGTTGCAATCAGTCTTAGTCCCTGCCCCAGAAACATCGCCTGCCGGTTCAAGGCTTCGATTGCCTTGCGATCCCCATCCTCTGCTCGATTCAGCAACTCTCGAATGGTCAGCACAGGCGTCTTCGGAGAGAGCTCTGTATAGAAACGAAGAGCTGCGCGCGAGGACGCATACATCTCCCAGCATCCGTTGCGGCCACAACCGCACTGCGGCCCGCTCGGATTGAGCGGCACGTGGCCAAACTCGCCCGCTAAGCCGGCTTTGCCGGTCACTAATTGACCGCTCGCCAAAATTGCCGCCCCAACACCCTCCGAGATCGTAATGAGCACGGCATTGCGAATGCCATCCATTCGGCCAAACCAAAGCTCCGAAAGCAGACACGCATTCGCTGCGTTGTCCATCTCTACCTGGAGAGGGATGCGCTGCTCAATCGCCTTCTTGATGTCGTAGTCGGACCATTTCAGATTCGGCGCCAGAATCAGCCGTTGGGAGATAGGATCGACGCGTCCGGGAAGGCTGAGACCAATTCCTTCGAACGATTTCTCAGGGTGTCTCGCCCTCATCCTCTCCATGGAATCGATCAGATTGCTTACACCCCGTTCAGGATCCGTAAGGAGCGGCAGCGCCTCGCGCGACAGAAATCGTCCGTTCAGGTCGACAACAGCAATGATCGCCTGGTCAGGGCGTATATCGGCGACGAGAATCACCATGTCGCCGTTCAATGAGAGCAGTGTAGGCCTGCGACCTCGTGGCCGCCGCGCTGCAGCACCTTCGACGATCCATTTCTCCTCTAAA encodes:
- a CDS encoding ROK family protein is translated as MKTQIDRAQRRQGIRRIDLAYVELASSEVARDINRDVILELIRTKQPIARADLSRSSGLQPSTVSSIVEQLLEEKWIVEGAAARRPRGRRPTLLSLNGDMVILVADIRPDQAIIAVVDLNGRFLSREALPLLTDPERGVSNLIDSMERMRARHPEKSFEGIGLSLPGRVDPISQRLILAPNLKWSDYDIKKAIEQRIPLQVEMDNAANACLLSELWFGRMDGIRNAVLITISEGVGAAILASGQLVTGKAGLAGEFGHVPLNPSGPQCGCGRNGCWEMYASSRAALRFYTELSPKTPVLTIRELLNRAEDGDRKAIEALNRQAMFLGQGLRLIATALSPELILLTGDLTISWARFGPIVEAELNGKMLAGVSPRLMVTTDAELARLRGAAALVLQRHSGYHRSAHSSAEEQQVRKPKGRSKKETAVAR